In the genome of Bradyrhizobium arachidis, one region contains:
- a CDS encoding N-acetylmuramoyl-L-alanine amidase — protein sequence MSHARSIVAGLVAFILLSSLAPVGSGQAAATRKTTKLKSQSTQPPFKCEKPKFRIVVDVGHTPDAYGALSARNDPEFGFNFVLAKLITAKLKSEGFAATRLLVTDGKARPSLFKRVSAANDGRADLFLSIHHDSVPDKLLETWEFDGAKSYFSDRFSGHSLFVSQQNPHFATSLLLARMIGRQLKQQGLHYASQYTLPVMGRYRRQLLDKDVGVYRYDGLIVLSRTRSAAVLLEAGSIINRDEEMELNSSERQEMIAEAVAAGVGEFCDRR from the coding sequence TTGTCGCACGCGCGGAGCATCGTCGCCGGGCTCGTCGCGTTCATCCTGCTATCGTCGCTTGCGCCTGTTGGCAGTGGCCAAGCCGCCGCCACGCGAAAGACAACGAAACTCAAGTCACAGTCGACGCAGCCGCCGTTCAAATGTGAGAAGCCAAAATTCCGCATCGTCGTCGATGTCGGGCATACCCCGGACGCCTACGGCGCGCTCAGTGCGCGCAATGATCCGGAGTTCGGCTTCAACTTCGTTCTCGCAAAGCTGATCACGGCCAAACTCAAGTCCGAAGGCTTTGCCGCAACCCGCCTGCTCGTCACGGACGGCAAGGCGCGGCCGAGCCTGTTCAAGCGCGTCAGTGCCGCCAATGACGGTCGGGCCGATCTCTTCCTGTCGATCCATCACGATTCGGTGCCGGATAAATTGCTCGAGACCTGGGAATTCGACGGCGCGAAGAGCTATTTCAGCGACCGCTTCTCGGGTCACTCGCTGTTCGTGTCGCAGCAGAATCCGCACTTCGCCACCAGCCTGCTGCTGGCGCGGATGATCGGCAGGCAGCTCAAGCAGCAGGGCCTTCACTACGCCAGCCAGTACACGCTGCCGGTGATGGGCCGCTACCGCCGCCAGCTGCTCGACAAGGATGTCGGCGTCTACCGCTATGACGGGCTCATCGTGCTGTCGCGGACACGGAGTGCTGCCGTGCTGCTCGAGGCCGGCTCGATCATCAACCGCGACGAGGAGATGGAGTTGAACTCATCCGAGCGGCAGGAGATGATTGCGGAGGCCGTCGCGGCGGGGGTCGGGGAGTTCTGCGACAGGCGGTAG
- the bla gene encoding class A beta-lactamase, translating into MPLDRRSLLASLCWIAASPAFAAEAPSELESYERESGGRIGLYAENLATGARLAWRADERFVMCSTFKASLAACVLARVDRGDEQLAAMIPYGQADLLDYAPVAKQNLAAGKMSVTDMCKAIVELSDNTCANLLLARVGGPAALTAFWRSLGDATSRLDHNEPELNRSPPGDPRDTTTPAAMAGNLKRLIVGEALSPASRAQLTEWMVNCKTGANRLRGGLPAGWKIGDKTGNNGRDASGDIAVVWPKPDNKPDAPILITAYTQGGTPNAAQIEAAFARIGRMVAERLR; encoded by the coding sequence ATGCCTCTCGACCGCCGCTCCCTGCTCGCCTCGCTGTGCTGGATCGCCGCCTCTCCTGCGTTCGCCGCGGAGGCGCCGTCTGAGCTCGAATCCTACGAGCGCGAGAGCGGCGGGCGGATCGGGCTTTACGCCGAGAACCTCGCGACCGGCGCCAGGCTCGCCTGGCGCGCCGACGAGAGATTCGTGATGTGCTCGACGTTCAAGGCCTCGCTGGCGGCCTGCGTGCTGGCGCGTGTCGATCGTGGCGACGAGCAGCTTGCGGCGATGATCCCTTACGGCCAGGCCGACCTGCTCGACTACGCGCCGGTCGCCAAGCAAAATCTCGCCGCCGGCAAGATGTCGGTCACTGACATGTGCAAGGCGATCGTCGAACTCAGTGACAACACCTGCGCCAATCTGCTGCTGGCGCGGGTCGGCGGGCCAGCCGCACTCACCGCGTTCTGGCGATCACTCGGCGATGCCACTTCGCGGCTCGACCACAATGAGCCCGAGCTCAATCGCTCGCCGCCCGGCGATCCCCGGGACACCACGACGCCGGCGGCGATGGCCGGCAATCTGAAGCGGCTGATAGTGGGCGAGGCGCTGTCGCCGGCCTCACGCGCGCAGCTCACCGAGTGGATGGTGAACTGCAAGACCGGCGCGAACCGGCTGCGCGGCGGCCTGCCCGCGGGCTGGAAGATCGGCGACAAGACCGGCAACAACGGCAGGGACGCATCCGGCGATATCGCGGTCGTCTGGCCCAAGCCTGACAACAAGCCTGATGCACCGATCCTGATCACGGCCTATACCCAGGGCGGCACGCCGAACGCCGCCCAAATCGAAGCCGCGTTTGCACGCATCGGACGTATGGTGGCCGAACGGCTGAGGTGA
- a CDS encoding caspase family protein, producing MRNLLRLCPLLLAAALLFGAGPAFAGKRVALVLANSAYQHAPSLANPVSDGSVMAKTLKEAGFDVVESRHDLSALDTRRVLRDFADATRDADIAVVYYAGHGIEVEGSNYLIPVDAKLERDTDVYDEALSLDRVLVAVEPAKQLRLVILDACRDNPFGKTMKRTIATRGIGRGLAQVEPTSPNTLIAYSAKAGFTAQDGDGANSPFTVALSKHLTTPGLDVRRAFGFVRDDVLKSTGNKQEPFVYGSLGGEDVPLVPVKAVAAAPTAPVANPQADIRRDYELSLQVGNRAAWEAFLAQHPDGFYANLAKLQLEKIGAEQAHAAATEKAKQAEAERDRLAALGAQKEAQAKAAADANAAEQAQFAAQKAKEQAQQQAAAAEQQRVNLAAAAPNTAPASTASPTGTNVASLTPAATPADLTRSVQTELGRVGCFSGQADGNWNTSSQRSLSQFNRYAGTKLDVKVASTDALGTVKAKQSRVCPLVCEHGFKADGDKCTKIVCREGYAVNDDNECEKQRAAKPAKPATAKRDDGDERPARQRRQAGGAAGGYGAAAGIAAAAGAGRRSGGGQVFCNSGGCRPVNRGCHLEYRGGGGPGNDANAEVCY from the coding sequence ATGCGCAATCTGCTCAGACTTTGCCCGCTTCTGCTCGCCGCCGCGCTACTGTTCGGCGCCGGGCCCGCTTTTGCCGGAAAGCGCGTCGCGCTGGTGCTCGCCAACTCGGCCTATCAGCACGCGCCCTCGCTGGCGAACCCCGTCAGTGACGGTTCGGTGATGGCGAAGACGCTGAAGGAAGCCGGATTCGACGTTGTCGAGTCCAGGCACGATCTCTCGGCGCTCGACACGCGCCGCGTGCTGCGCGACTTTGCGGATGCGACCCGCGATGCCGACATCGCCGTGGTCTATTATGCCGGCCACGGCATCGAGGTCGAAGGCTCGAATTATCTGATCCCTGTCGACGCCAAGCTCGAGCGCGACACCGACGTGTACGACGAGGCGCTGTCGCTCGACCGTGTCCTGGTCGCGGTCGAGCCCGCCAAGCAGCTGCGCCTGGTGATCCTGGATGCCTGCCGCGACAATCCGTTCGGCAAGACCATGAAGCGCACGATCGCGACGCGCGGCATCGGCCGTGGCCTCGCCCAGGTCGAGCCGACCAGCCCCAACACGCTGATCGCCTATTCGGCCAAGGCCGGTTTCACCGCGCAGGACGGCGATGGCGCCAACAGCCCGTTCACGGTGGCGCTGTCGAAGCATCTGACGACGCCGGGCCTCGACGTCCGCCGCGCCTTCGGCTTCGTGCGCGACGACGTGCTCAAATCGACCGGCAACAAGCAGGAGCCGTTCGTGTACGGCTCGCTCGGCGGCGAGGACGTGCCGCTGGTGCCGGTCAAGGCGGTGGCCGCGGCGCCCACGGCGCCCGTGGCGAATCCGCAAGCCGATATCCGCCGCGACTATGAGCTCTCGCTCCAGGTCGGCAACAGGGCGGCATGGGAAGCGTTTCTCGCCCAACATCCCGATGGCTTCTATGCGAACCTTGCCAAGCTGCAGCTCGAGAAAATCGGCGCCGAGCAGGCGCATGCCGCGGCGACCGAGAAGGCGAAGCAGGCCGAGGCCGAGCGCGATCGTCTCGCCGCGCTTGGCGCGCAAAAGGAGGCGCAGGCCAAGGCCGCGGCTGACGCCAATGCCGCCGAGCAGGCGCAGTTCGCTGCGCAGAAGGCCAAGGAGCAGGCACAGCAACAGGCGGCTGCCGCCGAGCAGCAGCGCGTCAATCTCGCCGCCGCGGCACCCAACACTGCGCCGGCCAGCACGGCGAGCCCGACCGGCACCAATGTCGCCTCGCTGACGCCGGCGGCGACGCCAGCCGATCTCACCCGCTCGGTGCAGACCGAACTCGGCCGCGTCGGCTGCTTCTCCGGACAGGCCGATGGCAACTGGAATACGTCCTCGCAGCGGTCGCTGTCGCAGTTCAACCGTTACGCCGGCACCAAGCTCGACGTGAAGGTGGCGAGCACCGATGCGCTCGGTACCGTCAAGGCCAAGCAGTCGCGCGTCTGCCCGCTGGTTTGCGAGCACGGCTTCAAGGCCGACGGCGACAAATGCACCAAGATCGTCTGCCGCGAGGGCTATGCGGTCAACGACGACAACGAATGCGAGAAGCAGCGTGCCGCCAAGCCGGCCAAGCCTGCAACGGCCAAGCGCGACGACGGCGATGAGCGTCCAGCCCGGCAGCGTCGCCAGGCCGGCGGTGCGGCAGGCGGCTACGGTGCAGCTGCCGGCATCGCTGCCGCCGCCGGCGCCGGCCGTCGCTCGGGTGGCGGGCAGGTCTTCTGCAACAGCGGCGGATGCCGTCCGGTCAACCGCGGCTGCCACCTCGAATATCGCGGCGGCGGCGGCCCCGGCAACGATGCCAATGCCGAGGTGTGCTACTGA
- a CDS encoding nuclear transport factor 2 family protein has protein sequence MSQNRASVEAVVQSYFDGLYEGDAEKLGAIFHPSADLRWVEKGELQVLTVPDWLDRVRKRPSGKAEGKPREDFIVTIDRSDDKTAFIKVRCQLPPRYFTDYLVAMKLADGWQIVSKSYRYDLRE, from the coding sequence ATGAGCCAGAACCGTGCGAGCGTCGAAGCCGTCGTGCAATCCTATTTCGACGGGCTCTATGAGGGTGACGCCGAAAAGCTCGGCGCCATCTTCCATCCCTCCGCCGATTTGCGCTGGGTCGAGAAGGGCGAATTGCAGGTGCTGACCGTGCCGGACTGGCTCGACCGCGTGCGCAAGCGCCCTTCCGGCAAGGCCGAAGGCAAGCCGCGTGAGGATTTCATCGTCACCATCGACCGCTCCGACGACAAAACCGCCTTCATCAAGGTCCGCTGCCAGCTGCCGCCGCGCTACTTCACGGACTATCTGGTGGCGATGAAGCTCGCCGACGGCTGGCAGATCGTGTCGAAATCGTATCGGTATGATTTGAGAGAGTGA
- a CDS encoding outer membrane protein: MVKSALRIAAISVSVLMPGVVSAADMAVKARPAPVPVFSWSGCYVGGNAGYSRAEVRSDGTPNAIFAGLTPVGTAAILTSASAAKVTPDGVTAGLGIGCNYQKGIFVIGAEGDINYSDLGAQQIRGPFANAAPISPYTWEERFHSNWFATARARAGVVVAERSLLYVTGGAAFAEFNWLKALDFPGFVGFRYQASASDTKLGWVVGAGWEYAFNNNWSAKVEYLHMDFGSSSGITPTPPAPAAGAGAGAAWSISNNFREDVVRLGVNYRFSGGAIVAKY; the protein is encoded by the coding sequence ATGGTGAAGAGCGCGCTGAGGATCGCGGCTATTTCTGTTTCCGTGTTGATGCCCGGCGTCGTTTCCGCGGCCGACATGGCGGTGAAGGCTCGCCCCGCACCAGTCCCGGTTTTCTCCTGGAGCGGCTGCTATGTCGGCGGCAACGCAGGCTACTCGCGCGCCGAGGTCAGGTCGGATGGCACCCCCAACGCCATCTTTGCGGGCCTGACGCCGGTTGGCACCGCCGCGATATTGACGTCGGCATCCGCCGCAAAAGTTACGCCGGATGGCGTCACCGCAGGTCTCGGAATTGGTTGTAACTACCAAAAGGGCATCTTCGTCATCGGCGCCGAAGGCGATATCAACTACAGCGATCTTGGCGCACAACAAATTCGAGGCCCCTTTGCAAACGCGGCGCCCATCTCTCCCTACACCTGGGAAGAGCGTTTCCATTCCAATTGGTTTGCAACGGCGCGAGCGCGGGCCGGCGTCGTGGTCGCCGAGCGCAGTTTGTTGTACGTGACCGGCGGCGCGGCCTTTGCCGAATTCAATTGGCTCAAGGCACTCGATTTTCCGGGATTCGTAGGCTTCCGGTATCAAGCTAGCGCGTCTGACACCAAGCTCGGGTGGGTCGTGGGCGCCGGCTGGGAGTACGCGTTCAACAACAATTGGTCCGCCAAAGTCGAATATTTGCACATGGATTTCGGAAGCTCGTCCGGAATCACTCCGACGCCTCCTGCTCCCGCTGCCGGAGCAGGCGCAGGTGCGGCCTGGTCGATCTCGAATAATTTCCGTGAAGACGTGGTACGCCTGGGTGTCAACTATCGCTTTAGTGGCGGTGCGATCGTCGCGAAGTACTGA
- a CDS encoding Na+/H+ antiporter translates to MIAAKFQTFLILLAVLAGTALVARRFNIAPAILLMLSGVGLAFIPGMPPVELPPELVLLMVLPPLIYSASVAMSWREFKNNLRPIVLLAVGAVIFTAAMVAAATHYLIGLPWTIGFLLGAIVAPPDVVAPLAIARRLNLPRRLVVILEGEGLANDATALILYRFALAAIMVGHFSLPLAAGEFALIVAGEIAFGIGVGWLSLRFRKWSGDPQVELTLSLITPYVSYWLPEHVGGSGVIATVACGLYVSWNGPLLISSATRLQGIFFWDLIIYLIEGLLFLLTGFQMRALYEKSKTFPLDDILIATALVLMIIVIARFTWLYPATYLPRILSKSLRERDPSPPWQWPFVLAFTGVRGAVSLAAALALPFTLPEGDAFPYRDLILFVAFGVIFVTLIGVGLTLPPVVRWLGVAEAGRNEHVAEHEAEIAARRQALDAALKSLDELTAEKEVSDEVMRLLRARHEIRVNQLPDSLDPAHHDVSAAGTALTRELIAAERKFIHELLRDGQITDETRRRIERDLDLEEASLANREYRGVPL, encoded by the coding sequence ATGATCGCAGCGAAGTTCCAGACCTTTCTCATCCTGCTCGCGGTGCTGGCGGGCACCGCGCTGGTCGCCCGCCGCTTCAACATCGCGCCCGCCATTTTGCTGATGCTCTCCGGCGTCGGCCTCGCTTTCATACCCGGCATGCCGCCGGTGGAACTGCCGCCGGAACTGGTGCTGCTGATGGTGCTGCCGCCGCTGATCTACTCGGCGAGCGTTGCGATGAGCTGGCGCGAGTTCAAGAACAATCTGCGGCCAATCGTGCTGCTCGCGGTCGGCGCGGTGATCTTCACCGCGGCCATGGTAGCCGCCGCCACGCACTATCTGATCGGCCTGCCCTGGACCATCGGCTTCCTGCTCGGGGCGATCGTCGCGCCGCCCGACGTGGTGGCGCCGCTCGCGATCGCGCGCCGGCTGAACCTGCCGCGCCGGCTCGTGGTCATCCTCGAAGGCGAAGGGCTCGCCAACGATGCCACCGCGCTGATCCTCTACCGCTTCGCGCTCGCCGCCATCATGGTCGGTCACTTCTCGCTGCCGCTGGCGGCCGGTGAATTCGCCCTCATCGTCGCCGGCGAGATCGCGTTCGGCATCGGCGTCGGCTGGCTCTCCCTGCGTTTCCGCAAATGGTCCGGGGATCCGCAGGTCGAGCTGACGCTGTCGCTGATCACGCCCTACGTCTCCTACTGGCTGCCCGAGCATGTCGGCGGCTCCGGCGTGATCGCCACGGTCGCCTGCGGCCTCTATGTCAGCTGGAACGGCCCGCTGCTGATCTCGTCGGCGACGCGCCTGCAGGGCATCTTCTTCTGGGACCTCATCATCTACCTGATCGAGGGCCTGCTGTTCCTGCTCACCGGCTTCCAGATGCGCGCGCTCTACGAGAAATCGAAGACGTTCCCGCTCGACGACATTCTGATCGCAACTGCCCTGGTGCTGATGATCATCGTGATCGCGCGCTTCACCTGGCTCTATCCGGCGACCTATCTGCCGCGAATCCTCTCGAAGTCGCTGCGCGAGCGCGATCCCTCGCCGCCTTGGCAATGGCCGTTCGTGCTCGCCTTCACCGGCGTGCGCGGCGCGGTGTCGCTCGCGGCCGCGCTGGCGCTGCCGTTCACGCTGCCCGAGGGCGATGCCTTCCCGTATCGCGACCTGATCCTGTTCGTCGCCTTCGGCGTCATCTTCGTCACCCTGATCGGCGTCGGCCTGACGCTGCCGCCCGTGGTGCGCTGGCTCGGCGTCGCCGAAGCTGGCCGCAACGAGCACGTCGCCGAGCACGAGGCCGAGATCGCGGCGCGTCGCCAGGCGCTCGACGCCGCGCTGAAATCGCTGGACGAGCTCACCGCGGAGAAGGAAGTCTCCGACGAGGTGATGCGGCTCCTGCGCGCGCGCCACGAGATCCGCGTCAACCAGCTTCCGGACTCACTCGATCCCGCGCACCACGACGTCTCCGCCGCCGGCACCGCGCTGACCCGCGAGCTGATCGCCGCCGAACGCAAATTCATCCACGAACTCCTCCGCGACGGCCAGATCACCGACGAGACAAGACGGCGGATCGAGCGCGATCTGGACCTGGAGGAGGCGAGCCTGGCGAACCGGGAGTATCGGGGGGTGCCGCTGTAG
- a CDS encoding GFA family protein, which produces MTGSENSNARILTGECYCRSVRLEVADAFSYAMNCHCSNCRRTTGSAFKPFAGIEQHKLRLVQGADQRLIYGDDLTHDAHCACCGSLLYSRVREGKWVHVAMGTLVDAPSIRPTAHIFVGSKAPWHEITDNLPQYRGHVGDT; this is translated from the coding sequence ATGACCGGATCAGAAAATTCGAACGCTCGTATCCTCACCGGCGAATGCTATTGCCGCAGCGTGCGCTTAGAGGTGGCGGATGCGTTCTCCTATGCGATGAACTGCCACTGCTCGAATTGCCGCCGCACCACCGGTTCGGCCTTCAAGCCGTTCGCCGGGATCGAGCAGCACAAGCTCCGCCTTGTCCAAGGCGCGGACCAGCGCCTGATCTACGGCGATGACTTGACCCATGACGCCCACTGCGCGTGCTGCGGCTCGCTGCTTTATTCCCGGGTGCGCGAGGGGAAATGGGTTCATGTCGCCATGGGAACCCTGGTCGATGCTCCCTCGATCAGGCCGACCGCCCACATCTTCGTGGGGTCGAAGGCGCCCTGGCACGAGATTACGGACAATCTGCCGCAGTATCGGGGGCACGTCGGGGATACCTAG